The DNA sequence TCTTTGTCCAACAGTGCCGTCAAGATAAGTTCAGAAGACCACTGGAACAGAACTGACTGTGGCAAAATACATGGATTCGCCGGACATCAGTACAAAATTTGTAGAAGAAGTCTTTCTGTCATGAAGTACGTATCTGAAGCGGTGGAAATGACCAAGGCAGAATGCCAGAACCAGTTTAGAAACAGACGCTGGAATTGCTCGACAATATCAAGAGCCCCATCGTTTTACAACGATCTTAAGAGAGGTTGGTAAATAGTTGCTAATGAATATGCCGTTGTTATTTCAAGTGCATGTTGTAGTGGTATTTCATAGAAATGGTTTATTTCATGCGTATAATTCTCCGATATTGGCCGTGCGGAAAGGTAATGTACTCATTCGGGTTGACATTAATGATTGTTTGAAAATCGTTTGGGACCGTACCTCGTTGAAACCTGAAAATCGCTCGGGGCGAGAAATCAAATCCGCCTCCCCGCATTGCCTTGTTATCTTTAATCTTGGTTTCGTGTTAGAGGTTATTAAAAACTTTACTCAGAAATAATAATGTAAAGACTCCGGAACATTATTTTGCCAAAGAAATATAGCGAGGTGTGGTTATTAGTCATGAGACAGGTTTTTATACCCAGAAGCAAATATATTCTCCTAATAGTAACAAATTGTTAGTATTCAATCTTTTGTTTCTATTCCTTGCGGTCATGAAGAATTTTAAGCCTTTTGTTCTTGAGCTCAAAAAAATCGTTTGTGAGTCAAGGTTGTATTATTTCTTGTATCACCCAGACAAAAGAGATGTCATAAATCAGctcaaataagaaaaattatcaaGGTCTAATTTCCACCATAAAAATAAACACGGGTGCGACATAGGGCATTCATAAGCTGGAATTACCCAGGCCATCTTGTCTTTTTCAGACTAATCAGACTAAAATATTTCAACCCTTTAATCACTCTGATGACCGGCCTGTAAAAATACGTGATCCACATTTAAACGGATTATCTACAATTAAATTTATACGGTTTGACACCAAAACCGCACTCTTTTAAATTGTCGATTGACGTGTTTTCCACCCTCTTAAAAACCCTCTGCTTCCTCAACAACCTTGGTTTTGATCAGGAAATTATGTTTTTAGGTTCTTGTTTGAATTTGTTACGCCACCACACCTTCAAAAAAAGATTCAGTCCTGAAGTCTACTTAATAAGTAATTTCAAGCCATCTGTAAGCTCCTTTTCATAGAACTACTCCTATAATTACCTAAATTATTAATATCCTCTGTATTCTTGTAATATCATATATAAACCCCTCAGTTCTATGTTCCCCGGAGATTTTCAAACTTCCATCTGCAAAAACATTTTacttattttgaaactgatCTTCTTCCAccacaaaactaatttcctcaataaagtaaatatttttatggTGCTGGGCGAAAATGGCTACTAAGTAAACAAACTAACAATATAAAACACAGACACTCTAGATAATGAGTAATTTACGCTCGTTAAAATATTATCTCAAAACGTGGTGTGTTGTTTGCACAGGAACTAAGGAATCAGCATATGTTTATGCACTTGCCTCTGCTGCAGTTGCGTACAGTGTTACTCAGGCATGTAGTATTGGAAGATTGGATGTCTGTGGCTGTGGCAGAACGCCAAAGATGAAACTAAAAAATAAGAACTGGATTTGGGGTGGTTGTAGTGATAATATCGCGTACGGTACCAGGTTCAGTAAAAGATTTGCAGATGCTGTGGAGAAGAAACGTATGAAAGATCCTAGGGCCACAAGTCGAGCGCTGATGAACTTGCACAATAACGAGGCTGGAAGAGAGGTAACATTGTCTGtcttttatattaaattttgtaaaaagtttCTCAGTTTGTGTCGCTTGAACAAAatgcacaaaaacaaaactaaatacTATAGAATTGCTTAACTTTAGAGCTTAAGTCAGGCTACAAACCGGAACTGAGAGCACTGAAGTTAAGGAAGTGTGGGAAAGTCATCTTTTTTTCGTTGGGttaaactgaaaatttgcttcCGGGATGGGGTGATTATTCCTTTCGTTAAGAACGTCATCTCTTGAAAGATTCTAAGAGAGCTATAGCTAACGATAATCGCTTCTCTTTGGCTCAAGAACACACTCCACAAGAAAGTAACTTCTCAAAAGAGCGTTGGTATAATAGGCTTTAAGTAACACTAAACTCGCAGCGGCTTAGACTTGAAAAAAATGGTTAGACGAGCCGAGTGATGATTCATGCTGCGAAGAAGTCATTTCTTAAATATATAATTTGATGTCAAAAGCTTATCTTACTGGGCCACTCAAGTGGCTACCTCCGGTTTTGAGAAAAGCGTCTTTTTTCGGATCTGCTGTTTTTGGTAGCGCAGAACGTATGCACCGGTTTTGCTATATATATCCTGGTCGGTTCCTTTCATCTTTTGACTCTTTGATATTGTAGTTCAAAGCGTTGAAAGTAGTGAACAGTTActtaaaaaaatgtgttttcacTTCAGTAACGAGAAATTGTACAAAGTATCCAAAACGTAATTAAACTGTGATCTTTGGATTGACTTGGGCGTCGGGGATGAAATGGTTTCGTCATCATGGGGTATAGTTTCCACTGATTCAATTATTAGCACTTTTCGAAGGAGACAAAACTATCCGTCACATATTAGCcagaaggaaaacaaagaaaaaacacaactACACGCTAAAATATGTCTGAGATAAACAATAAGGGCTGCTAGCATGTATTCAGTGTCCCAAACGATCGTTAAAAACTGCAGCACTTGACTTATCGATGTTGTTTTAGATGAAAGGAATATCAAATCTCTAGTCTCATTAACAATAGGGAAAACTTATCTTCTGGCTAAAATGGTATATAATAATAGGTgcagttttttctctttaaacatAGGCaagcattttgaaattttagtcGGGATTTAATCTAATGATTGTTGTGGTAAAGGTTATATTCGTTATTGGTTTAGACTGGAGGCAAACCTTacaggttagggttagggttaggtgtCTATATTTTCTTACGAAACAATAAGTTTTCTTCTAGTGGTTAAGATCACGGTAAAGGAAAAGCTCCTGTGCGACACATTGAACGTTTACGAGTACAACTACCGTCACTTTAAGTTTATGGTTTGTAACTcaatatttttcacaagatgttttattgtattttattgccGTCGTCAATCCATTCTCACTTAAGGAAAAAGATTTCCGATACTCAAAACAGTTAGTAATGTGCTAGAAATGGAACATATTAATGTTCCAAAAATCCTTCTTAGATTTCTAGCTAATAAAGTACCAAAGGGtatatcatatatatatatatattttttgtagttttcacCTTCAGACgtgaacaaaatatttttttagaaacttCGTTAAGTTTATAGTTCAATTTTTGATTTAATATTTGCCTTGTCTCGAAGGTATCTAGTCTAAGTACATTTTTTCCCGCTCAATCTTAACAGGTTGATTTTGTTGTAAACACAGTAAGCACAAGCTAAATACAGGTCTGTCGTAAACGAACGATAACAGAGTTGACTTGATATCTTCCTAAATTATTGCATTATACCTTTGCAAACTGACAATAAACAGAGAAACAAAGGATTTGAAATAAGCCAAGGTATTTCCCCAAACACGAGCTTATCAAAGATCACTAAGTGTACGCACGGGATTTTGCAGTGGGATTTTCTCCCTCTCAGTTGTCACAAACTCAATAAAACGTTCTTGAAGACGTGTCAAATTGACCTGTTGAGTGTGACAAGATAACTAACAGACAGTCACGAAATCAAAGATCTCTGTGAGGCAAGAGTGATGATTTCGTTGTTAAATAGTATCGAGAATAAGAACGAAGGTGACTTCTTTGCTGCATTTTATTGCATCAACAGTGCTAAACTTTGTTTAAATCAGTTGCCCTCAGCTACCTTAGGGGGGCGTGTTTGTTGTGCCCCTTTTTCCAGTGACCCATCGCCATGGTATCATCGTTATTGACACTCTTGATTTTCAAAGGAGAACCCTTCGGAATGCCGTTTGCAAAAGTTGTTGGTAAACAGCGTCCttgataaatattaaaaaacgcTCTTTTTTACTACAATATCGGAAGAAAAACAGTAAACGCACTAGCACGACTTCCCTGGTTCCAGAGATCCGTTCTCGAAGTCGAACTTTTAGGAATgaggaaaggaaaaaacctTTGGCACCTACGGCGGGTAATAAAGCAAGACAGGAAAGCATTGAGTGCTCATCTTTAAGTTACTTGACTTCTCTTATGAGTATGGATAGGATCAAAATTCGTGTAGGTGTTTCTTATCTTGTCAGGATGCATCGACCACACGCATGGTGCTCTTATATTCTAAACATCACGATCTTGTTATGTCTCTTCTACAACAATGTCTTTCTAGTCTTTTCTTTCAATATCACTGCGTGCACTAAATGACGCTCTTTAGAATGATGCATAATTAGTCTTGAGAATCCTTTCCTGGTCTCAATTCATTGTTTATaaactgaaagataaaaatCTCACGAAAACCGTGGAGTTTATTAACAGCTTGCGTGAGCTGAAAATCTGAGCCCCGACTTGGGTACACTGAGTCAAGAGctaataaatgaatgaatgaatgacgtCATCTTCGAGATTTGACAGTATACACTGCATGCATCATAAATCTTACAACTATCTTTATTTGACTCGGCAGTTATCCAGCTTCTGAAGATAGAACAGCTGTGTATGAGAACTTCCGATGTCTACTTACGGTCTTACCTCAGACTGATTAACTTTTGATTCAAAGTCCTTATAAAATAAACACATTGAGATATATTTTTCCTCATGAATAGTCCTGGGTGGAAGAGAATAACTGAAAGATATAGATAACTAAATCCATCTGCTAATAATTAGTGAAAAAACAAGCAAGGATAATTTGCGTTTCTTAATCTTTAACAGGTTACTGGAATTGACTAAAAATGTCTCCCAAACTGCTCTCCCACAAAGTTCATTCATCATTCGGCAGAATAAAGTTCCATAAAGTCCCATAGtaaatttccatgaaaaaacCCAATGCAACAAACAGTTGCCGTTAATGACGTGTACCCGAGAAATCGAGGGTCGTTAAATTTTTTGGTTTCATTTCTCTCAGttatttagaattcacctgtttCTAATATAAGTACCACATTACATGATTTAAACATTTACCCATTTACCCATTTTCAGTAAGAAAACTGCCGTATTTATGTAATAGTCAATTTTAACACATCTGGTAGATTTTAACTGCATGAATTTTAGctttaacaaattcaaaagcGACCTTAAATGACGACAAACTGAGTTCAAAAGAAAGCGATTTCctctgttttaaatttttttaactgaaCAATACAAGAcgtaaaatatttcattttagttGTAAACAAATcctttaattaaaataaaagtgCAAAGATTCTATTCAACACCTTTGTAACAGTTTTAAGGGGCGTTAATCGAGGGGTAATGGGTTTATTTCCTCTAATTTTGTTGATTGCTGTTCTCGACGTTGGAATGGGCCATGTTGATTTCATTGTAATATATCGCCAAATTATGTAAAATCCGTGATGTTGTACTCTAACTTTGAAAAACATCATCACatcattaattcttttaaaatcaatCACTTTTTGATTAACAAGTTTCATGCACTTCAAAGCAGGAATAACATAAAGGAAACCTTCGATAAGCAGATTTATTATCTACGTAGCATATGTCCCAAATATGGAAGGTATTAGGGAGGGCGCTGAGGAAGTTCGTCGTCTGTTATCTCAGCCTCGACGCTTACACTTTCACGCCTTTAAGCTACTTTAATTGGAcccagaaaaaaagaagaaacctaAAAGTTACTTCGCCAAGTATCGAGAAACGAAGAGAACCTGCCTTATAAGTTGCTCATCGGGAGATTTCATCGACTGTTTGATTACAACACCCTTGCAAATGggttttcatttgcaatttatCATCCACTTGAACGGAATTTCTGGCCATAGTCGACGAATTAGAAATCATAGGTCACATTAAACAAATGAAGCTTTGAATTGCTACTTTCGAACCGCAGCTCCACGGGCGCAAAATTTAGGATAGGAGTCATTTACACTAGTACCTATGTAATCCTCCTCTATTGTGCGTATGTGCCTCTTCTGTTAGTTTCTATTCAATGCACTACTTAAATCCAAATATTTTCTTCGGAAAACTGTCCTTGGAAAATGCCTTTTGCTCCCGAATCGAAAGCAGAAAACGTAGAAGCAATACTTAACGTTCATAATGTTTTCAGCTGAGACTTGGTGAAATCACATTGACTTGTCATAATTCCTACGCTCCTGGTGGTCTTCTGGAGCGTAGAGATAACAACAGAGATTATTGACATAACTTATAAATGCCAATTAACAGAAACTGAGAATACCGAACAACATCGAGAACATATTAAGATGACAATTTGCTACAAGGGCTGGATCCAGGTACCCTGTAAggtttaagaaattttttcGCTCTAATTAAGATCCTCGAAAAATTCTAAGGCGATGCTATTAAAAGAACCCAAGACTAGAGAGAATGTCTCTTCTGTGGTACAGATCCGTTAAGATAGATTTTCTGACTGACCTAATTGACCATAAAAGTAGAAATTCATTCGCAGTAGACCGAGAAAACATAGGCACAAACAAAGGATACCTTAAATTCCGAGGCAAGTCTATCTCTAATTTTTGAGTTTAAGCCCTTGTACGTAATTCGCCGTCGGAACATTCTGGCAAATTGGTCATCATTTTACAACCAAGCCTAACGTTTGTTGACAGTATAGTCTTAGAGGGAAGCTGAGGGTCAATTTTACCTGCTAATGTATTCCTTAATATCCAATGCCGTTCAAAGTGAAGCTCAAAGCTTCTAGGCAATCTGTTAgaggttctttttctttcttttcttttctctccctCAGAATTCCAAAGAGCCATCGTTTCTTCTACAACAAGCATTACAAATTGAATAATGTTATTGCGTAATTATAGTATTATTTACAAACGGAACCGTTACAGTTCTAAGTAACTGGAAATTTCTACACGGTACACGGTAAATCATTAAGAAGCGCAGTAAGCAAAACTATCGTTCCCAGCGTCTCCTCTTTTTCTAGAGGAAGAACGATACTGGGAACGACTTAGATACATTAGACGAACTGTGATCACATTTACGGAATGGTTACCATTAGCTTGTTTTTTAAGCGAGAGTAGCGTGTGCCAAACGTTCCAGCTAATTAAAGCAAGCAATTGACGCCTGATAGGAACAAAATCACTTCATTTCCTCAAGCTTGATACTGTGTGCAATTAGTTTCCCcgttttgatgaaaaaaaaaacggtgaaACAGTGTGGCTATTATTTCCTAATTATCCCCTGAATGGTTATTTTCTGTTTAATTTTAGGCTGTCCgagaaaaaatggaaactaTTTGCCGATGCCACGGCGTGTCTGGTTCTTGCGAAACAAAGACATGTTTCCGGCGTCTTAAGGAGTTCAAAGACGTAGCCACCCTTTTGAAGAGGAGGTATGACCGAATCATCAACGTGATCACTAAAAACAAGGGCAGCAGTAAGAAAATGCTTAAGCCGAGGAGAAAAGTGCCATACACTCGAAATGATCTCATCTTCTTAGATCCTTCTCCTAACTACTGCAAACGTAGTCTTTCCCGAGGGACTCTCGGGACAGCCGGTCGGGAGTGTAACCCAAAGACAACTGGAAAGGGTAGTTGCTTGTATCTTTGTTGTGGGCGTGGTCATACAACCAAAGTGCTTCAAATCGAGGAGCGCTGTGAGTGCAAGTATTACTGGTGTTGCTAcgtgaaatgcaaaaaatgcCCTAAGACGATTCAGGTTAGTAGGTGCAACTAAAACTGAACTCAGAGAGACAACAGTAACAAATGCAACGACTAAACATTTGGTGCGGGTGGATCAGTCAACGATGAATAGTTAGTGCCTACAACTGAAGAACTTACAAGGCAATTTGTGAAATGACTGGGAAAAAGTCAGGAAACTGTTCAATCATTTCAGCTATAGTTTTCTTGCAACCCCTTTCGGTATCTTCGATACTGTTTTTAACACATCGTTTCTGCATTCATTTCCGCAATCGTTTTAATTGTAAATAAGCAAGTCATTCCTGAAAAGCTGTGCCACTGGAAAACAAATGGAAACATTTAAATAATCTCTGCAAGGAATAACGAcatgccaagaaaaaaattcataacaCTATGCAGAAAGAACTATACGACGGTGCGCAGGCACAGCAAGAACAAGAAGTTTCTTTCAGAGAAGGAAACGATAAAAATGTGCTTATGCCCACCCCGTTAAGGTCACTAGCATTGGCTTTACCACAATAGGCATAACGATGATGAAAGAGTATATATATGAATGACTGTAAATGCACATGAGTACAACTCAACTAGTAGAGATCTCAGTCTAACAGGTAAACTACAGGCAACTTAGCCTGAGAAAGCACCGGACATCGCAAAATGACGTACGGGCGCACAAtatccatactgatgacgcgacatcagatctgggtaatgcttggttgaaaattttctgcaaccaatcagaagcattacccagatcttggtagtgacaCGTAATCAGCGTGGaattctgcgctcgtttctcagacgtcatttcgcgaggaaacaagtggtggcgtcgcaaaatgacgtctgttTACTCAGGCTACAAGCAACTCCATTCATGAAATTCTGTTTTACTAAGATCCATATGAGGATAGTGCTACTGTGATGCTCATTAGAACATTAGTGAGACTAGTGTAGGAgtgttttaagctttttaaaacTCAAATAGAACTGAGGTAAAAAAGATGTGAAATCTTGACTGCTACAAATGCAGGATGACAAAGGTTTTTAATATAATTTCTTGGGACACAACGCGCTGCAAAAGCCCAAAGGCAAATATAAGGGAAAGTGTGATCGGTGCCTGCGTATACGAAGCGTTAACACCAACCTCGTAACCAGAGTTTGCGTTACCCTTGTCCAGTGGAGCGTCATTGCCCGTTCCGCTGGACAAGGGTAACGAGGACTCTGGAAACGCGATTGCGTGGACACAAATTGTATGAGGACTACCGAAATGATAATACCAAAATTAGTGATAGTAtctttaaagagaaaaagagaagcAACACCTGTACCCCTTGTTATTTTGGAATCCCCCCTCTCCTCCAGGACGCTCTATATCAAGTACCATAGTTGATCATTTCTTTTAGTCATGGTTAaaatttttaccaaaacaatttttatttttgtgcacTGCGGTAGAATACCATTTTACGAACTCCACCCCATAACTTTTTCATTTGCACTTTCAATTATAATTCCTCCTCTCCGCTCCGTTTTTACTCGTTTCCCTTTTTCTGATAGTTTTGTTTGAAGCACATGTGTAACAAAGTCTGTCAGTCTTTTTGTGTGATTAATCTTCAGGTTAATGGTTAGGGACTTGTGTGCTTCGTGAAGAAACATCGAGAGTTATACAATCTTAGAaagttattaatatttattcattaaaacacGTTTATTTACACTTTAATAATATGCATTGTTTTACAGTTACAAATAAAGATGTAAATTGTCAGTCTTACGAAGACTCTTTCCCTTGCTTTGTAGATCACTTTAGTTGCTAAATTAAGCAGATCCGAAAGGTTCAGTAAAACTAAGGCCCTGTagtatgcgttttcgtttgtcatcgaaaacgcatcgatcgatTCGCGTCCACCTACCGTTTTgatttgatgcgttttcgatcgTCCATGCTAAAACGTTCGAAAACGATAGAATTGTACGTCGTGACGTAAGTTGAACGCTATGCCCATGCTACAAACACACGCGCCTGCGATATTTTACAACCCACGTGGTACATATGACGTCATCCTTTTCACTTTTGTTGCGTTTTCGACCGTCCGCACTAATACGAATTAAaatgtatgcgttttcgttttgatccaTTTTCGAGAGCGTTTTCAAATAGATGCGCTTTCGATGAAAACACTCAGCGTGTTAGTGTGAACGAAAGGCCTAAACTCGTCAAAATGAACGCGTTTTCAAACGAAACTGACGCATAAGTTTGGACGGGGCCTAAgttgaaaatttcaaatatatttGGTGGCTTTGGATGGGTGGACCGCTCAACAACCTGACGTTTTACAATAAAGTGCTCAGTCGTCCATACTGTCCATGACACGTTCATTAGtcattattgttttttgactaTTTTCGACCAGTTGCATTGTGAAACAGTGGaaggaaaaaactattcatCATGTTCCCAGTTTCCACTGATATTAGCTTGAAGCTATTCTAATTTACGTTTAATTCCTACAGTGACAAAAATagattaatatattttttaatcgtGACCATAACCAAAGATCGCAAAATATTAAGAATATTAATATtcgcgcaaaaaaaaaaaaacttctgtcCTCAATACAGTTTAACCGAATTGTAACACTTAAATATTTTATCCAACGTCGACTTTACCTTTCACGGCTTAGCTTACTAGTATCATGGAggttcaaaaaaataaatatcatgGGGTTTTTTTCTGTTGCGAAGCCGCGCCAGTTGAAATAGAGAGGAGACGTTTGACGTTACGTTACCATGGTGTGGCATTTTAAAGGTAGTGATCACTTGTAAATGCTCTATGCTTTACAAATATACTTCGATTCAAAACCTAGCTTCCACCGAACTGGATCGAAATGAGCGATGTTAGAGTTACCTATCCAAAAAAGGGGGATTAATGGCACCCCTCCCACTGCCAGGGGAAAATGAGACGGGCAGTCCGAACATATTATGCTTGTGGTCTTTTAACAGGCCCTCTCAAGTTCTTTTTACAGAATTCAGTATTTATCGTCAAATGAAATGTAGAACGTTTTTCCTCACTTCACTTTGAATCCCTTTCATTATTTATCTTGTGGTCCCCATCGGTTGAAGTCACCGTTTGTTTTATTAATCAACATAAAAGCCTTATTAGCTCGCTATATATATTTACaatattttctctttattttccTGACCTCAGGCGTATTTTACAAGAAGCATATTCGTGGAGTTTATGTTTCTAATCTGACACTAAGAAcattattaagaaaaaaaagaaaaaaaaacttcaatatGCTTGTGTCCGCCTATAGTGGTTACtgataataataagaataacaGATATTAATCAGTAAACAGTATTCGCTTACGGAAATTGCTTTTTACCGATAATTTTAAACTGTGAATTTTAACTTTCATTATAatttgaaaactaacgaagaatGCGTGAATGAAAGGAAAGGCAACCACGCAAGTATTATATTCAGTAATGATGTATTGCCTAGCAGGATTTTCAAAAAcattaaattaatttattatgtaagtagtttttcttttatctgcTTTATCTTTCCATTCTGAATCAAGTCAAGATATTCAAGAGAGAATGGCAATAGCATTTCCCAAGCCCTTactaaaagatattcaaaaggGAAAAATCGAAGGCAACAGCATTTGCGACATGAATCATAAAGTTACCGGCTCTTTTACTTCTTCTCTCCGACTTCCGCCGTGTGATGCGGACCTCACTGATCcattttattactatttcaTTCTCATTAACGCCCATCgtaaaatgaacatttttcagAGTACAAGTTGGTCAAGGAATTTGTTTGAATTTATGCGATAACGAATTACCATTAAGAAAAATGTGAGTTATCTGCGTTAGCATTTCTTATCTTTCTTCTTCAAGTAAAGATTTTTTCTACCTGATGTACAATTTTCTACAAGTTTCTCCACTAATTCGATCATTTTAATATTGCAATGCTTTTACGCTGCTGGTGTCAATTTGTATTTGTACTGACACATCTCCATTAGTAACACGTCTAACATGTTGTTTCACTGAGACGCGTGGCCGCATCTCGAGCATTTTTCAAGCCTGGCAACAAATGTTTGTCACAAACATCTGCAATTACCTTAGTATTAGGCTTCAATTTTTCATTATGACTCAAACATTTATTAATGAGGAAAAAAAGCCATCCCATATAGCACTAAACTGAATCTAAGTTTGGATGCTATCCTCCTTAAAGAGACTTCAAAATATTTACGTTTGCAATTCAAGTTGATTAAAATGGT is a window from the Porites lutea chromosome 10, jaPorLute2.1, whole genome shotgun sequence genome containing:
- the LOC140951335 gene encoding protein Wnt-4-like, translating into MQVLFRTTTILFILCALAQNLHAIRWLAVKISSEDHWNRTDCGKIHGFAGHQYKICRRSLSVMKYVSEAVEMTKAECQNQFRNRRWNCSTISRAPSFYNDLKRGTKESAYVYALASAAVAYSVTQACSIGRLDVCGCGRTPKMKLKNKNWIWGGCSDNIAYGTRFSKRFADAVEKKRMKDPRATSRALMNLHNNEAGREAVREKMETICRCHGVSGSCETKTCFRRLKEFKDVATLLKRRYDRIINVITKNKGSSKKMLKPRRKVPYTRNDLIFLDPSPNYCKRSLSRGTLGTAGRECNPKTTGKGSCLYLCCGRGHTTKVLQIEERCECKYYWCCYVKCKKCPKTIQVSRCN